From Chrysiogenia bacterium, a single genomic window includes:
- a CDS encoding cytochrome C, producing MAKDKVYVWPYLVRIEFLAGILVTALLLAWSLIVDAPLEEPANPARTPNPSKAPWYFLGLQEMLVYFDPWMAGVILPQFIITGLMVLPYIDVNPKGNGYYTYRERKFAINSFLFGFLVLWIMLIEVGVFMRGPGWNFFAPWDYWDPHLVKALTNVDLVDWWIFAKISPYMKIGGVDILGGIIVGALTMGLPVLGWIMASDAGKKIPLLNKVFGPTYRETVAQMGATRYWVTAIHYSLMLFLPVKMVLRWFFNLKYLWVTPWFKI from the coding sequence ATGGCCAAGGACAAGGTCTACGTCTGGCCTTATCTGGTGCGCATCGAGTTCCTCGCCGGAATTCTCGTGACGGCGCTGCTGCTGGCCTGGTCGTTGATCGTGGACGCACCGCTTGAAGAGCCGGCCAATCCCGCGCGCACGCCCAACCCCTCGAAGGCGCCGTGGTATTTCCTGGGTCTGCAGGAGATGCTCGTTTACTTCGATCCCTGGATGGCGGGGGTGATCCTTCCGCAGTTCATCATCACCGGTCTGATGGTGCTGCCCTACATCGACGTCAATCCCAAAGGCAACGGCTACTACACCTACCGGGAGCGCAAGTTCGCGATCAACAGCTTCCTGTTCGGCTTCCTGGTGCTGTGGATCATGCTCATTGAAGTAGGCGTGTTCATGCGCGGCCCGGGCTGGAACTTCTTTGCTCCGTGGGACTACTGGGATCCGCATCTTGTCAAAGCGCTCACCAACGTCGACCTGGTCGACTGGTGGATCTTCGCCAAGATTTCGCCCTACATGAAGATCGGCGGCGTGGACATTCTGGGCGGAATCATCGTGGGCGCACTCACGATGGGACTGCCGGTTCTCGGCTGGATTATGGCCAGCGACGCCGGCAAGAAGATTCCGCTTCTGAACAAGGTTTTTGGACCGACGTACCGTGAGACCGTCGCACAGATGGGCGCCACGCGTTACTGGGTCACCGCGATTCACTATTCGCTGATGCTGTTCCTGCCGGTGAAGATGGTGCTCCGCTGGTTCTTCAATCTGAAGTACCTGTGGGTGACGCCCTGGTTCAAGATCTAG